The Silurus meridionalis isolate SWU-2019-XX chromosome 18, ASM1480568v1, whole genome shotgun sequence genome includes the window TAATACTCTATACTGCTATATAACTATATGCTGCTCTATAATACTCTATACTGCTCTATAACACTATACTGCTCTATAATACTCTATACTGCTCTATAACACTATACTGCTCTATAATACTCTATACTGCTATATAACTATACGCTGCTCTATAATACTCTATACTGCTATATAACTATATGCTGCTCTATAATACTCTATAACACTATACTGCTCTATAACACTATACTGCTCTATAATACTCTATATTGCTCTATAACTATACGCTGCTCTATAATACTCTATACTGCTCTATAACACTATACTGCTCTATAATACTCTATACTGCTCTATACCACactttactttgtgtgtgtgtgtgtgtgtgtgtgtgtgtgtgtgtgtacgtgtgacTCAATAGGCATTAATATTTAATCTCACACAGTTTGAGTTTTGTTTAAGTAATATGGAAACACAAGATGTCTCCAACACACCTTAGACTTTTACCTGGTTATTAGaatgactggtgtgtgtgtgtgtgtgtgtgtgtgtgtgtgtgtgtgtgtgtgtgtgtgtgtgtgtgtgtgtttggaggacATTATCCTGCAGACTCAGGGTTCCTTGTGACGTTCTCCTCTTTGTTCCTGATCTCTGGACGCTTTGCACTGCATTCAGTCCAGCAGGTGGCGCACGGACGTCATTGTGTAGCGTCGTTGCGTGGTTGCCAGTTTGGTTTCATTCCCGTGTAATATGCTTTGCATTCTCGTTTATTGAATTTACTAATAAAGCAGAATACATGGATTCAGATCCATTGTAAAGTTACATATATTACAACATTGAAACGCACAAATTTAATCCATACACAGTTATAATCAATTAATAGTATAATGATATTCGGAATATCTGGCAACCGCGGTCGTCACTTCGAACAAGATGGCGGCGCTCAGCGGCTCATAACAATCCGCATGTTCATCCTTCTGTGCTTTATAGagctctcttttctttttattctctcagaataaactttatttaaacactttttaaaagattATACGGTTTATGtgatatgtatttaattatactgTGAATAATCTAAGAGTTTGTGGAGCCGCAGTTATGTCACCTTCAGAGAATGATAGTAAAATCCCCGGATTGAGAGGCGTGAGGACTACGTCACTGTTCCGCGCCGTGAACCCGGAACTGTTCATCAAACCGGTAAATCTCACATTGACCATTAATCACAACAAATCCAGGTTTGTAAGGAGTCGGGGGCTACAACCAGTAGGGACTAGACACCCAGTCCACACCCAGTCCACACCTAGTCTACACCCAGTCTACACCCAGTCTACACCTAGTCTACACCCAGTCTACAGACAGTCTACACCCAGTCTACAGACAGTCTACACCCAGTCTACACCTAGTCTACACCCAGTCTACACCTAGTCTACACCCAGTCTACAGACAGTCTACAgtctacatacacactgtacacccaGTCTACAGACAgtctacatacacactgtacacccaGTCTACAGACAgtctacatacacactgtacacccaGTCTACAGACAGCCTACACCCAGTCTACACCCAGTCTACACCCAGTCTACACCCAGTCTACagtctacatacacactctacacccagTCTACAGACAGTCTACACCCAGTCTACAGACAGTCTACACCCagtctacatacacactctacacccagTCTACAGACAGTCTACACCCAGTCTACAGACAgtctacatacacactgtacacccaGTCTACACCGAGTCTACAGACACTCTACACCCAGTCTACACCCAGTCTACAGACAGTCTACACCCAGTCTACATACGCACTGTACACCCAGTCTACAGACAGTCTACATACAGTCTACACCCAGTCTGCATACACCCTGTATACCCAGTATACTCCGAGTCTACACCCATTGTACATACGCACTGTACACCCAGTCTACAGACAGTCTACATACAGTCTACACCCAGTCTACACCCAgtctacatacacactgttcacCCAGTCTACAGACAGTCTACATACAGTCTACACCCagtctacatacacactatatacccAGTCTACTCCCAGTCTACACCCAGTCTACACCCAGTCTACAGACAGTCTACACCCAGTGTACATATGCACTGTACACCCAGTCTACATACAGTCTACATACAGTCTACACCCAGTCTACACCCAGTCTACATACGCACTGTACACCCAGTCTACACCCAGTCTACATACACACTGTGCACCCAGTCTACATACAGTCTACATACAGTCTACACCCAGTCTGCACCCAgtctacatacacactgtacacccaGTCTACAGACAGTCTACACCCAGTCTACATACAGACTGTACACCCAGTCTACAGACAGTCTACACCCAGTCTACAGACAGTCTACACCCAgtctacatacacactgtacacccaGTCTACACCCAGTCTACACCTAGTCTACACCCAGTCTACACCCAGTCTACAGACAGTCTACACCGTCTACAGTCTACACCTAGTCTACACTCAGTCTACAGACAGTCTACACCCAGTCTACACCGTCTACAGACAGTCTACACCCAGTCTACAGACAGTCTACACCGTCTACAGACAGTCTACACCCAgtctacatacacactgtacacccaGTCTAGACCAGGGAAGTGCTGTGACAGATgtaatgatggtgatgtgatgatgatgattaagatgaagataataaagataataaagatgatgaagataatgatgataatgattatgatgtgatgatgataatgatgtgatggtgatggtgatgaagatgctGATGATCTCTCGATGTGTGTGGTGTACAGAATAAGCCGGTGATGGTGCTGGGGCTGGTCAGCATCACGCTGTGTGTGGGCTACCTCGGCTACCTGCATGCTGTGAAGGAGAACTCTCAGGAGCTTTATGAAGTCACAGACAGCGAGGGGGAGAGATACATGCGCAGAAAATCCTCCAAGTGGGACTGAGAGACGTGTCTGAGCCGCAGAGAGACGTGTCTGAGCCGCAGAGAGACGTGTCTGAGCCGCAGAGAGACGTGTATGAGCTGCAGAGAGACGTGTCTGAGATTCCACTGTACCCAGAAGCCGTCACTTCA containing:
- the smim8 gene encoding small integral membrane protein 8; translation: MSPSENDSKIPGLRGVRTTSLFRAVNPELFIKPNKPVMVLGLVSITLCVGYLGYLHAVKENSQELYEVTDSEGERYMRRKSSKWD